Proteins found in one Paenibacillus borealis genomic segment:
- a CDS encoding glycoside hydrolase family 3 N-terminal domain-containing protein, protein MLYRDHTKPAGERTEHLLGLMTPEEKVGQLIQLFGWQTYEYTEGSVELTEDFKRQVREGGVGALYGTLRADPWTGVTLETGLGPRAGAEAVNAIQRYVLEHSRLGIPLLIGEECSHGHMAIGATVFPVPLLIGSTWNVELYREMCRAVALETRAQGGAVTYSPVLDVVRDPRWGRTEECFGEDPYLIGEFAVASVEGLQGEELASGSSVGATLKHFVAYGSSEGGRNAGPAHIGKRELLEVDMYPFRKAVEAGAVSIMPAYNEIDGVPCTTNEELLRDVLRGEWGFGGLIITDCGAIDMLAAGHDTADGGEDAAVQALRAGIDMEMSGVMFGRYLLDALRNGRLEEKLVDEAAARVLELKFRLGLFDQPFANPDLAERVTGSPEHAELARNIAAEGIVLLKNNGILPLSAGIGKVAVIGPNADTGYNQLGDYTSPQPRDRVATVLAGIRAKLSAEKELVRYAPGCRIKDSSTEGFESALQAAAWADTIVLALGGSSARDFGEGSIDLRTGASKVTENELSDMDCGEGIDRMSLQLSGVQLELMKQLKALGKPVVVVYINGRPVAEPWIDEQADAILEAWYPGQEGGHAIADILFGDVNPSGRLTLSLPADAGQLPVYYLGKRSRGARYLEGDSQPLYPFGFGLSYTEFSYTGLQVEPAEIRADGTAEVTVEVENTGSRRGAEVVQLYISDRVSKVTRPAKELKGFRKIYLEPGEKQTVTFRLSADQLSYIGPEYKPVVEPGIFRIGVGRNVNDTLDMELAVMEEQI, encoded by the coding sequence ATGTTATATAGAGATCATACGAAGCCTGCCGGAGAGCGTACAGAGCATCTGCTGGGGCTGATGACACCGGAAGAGAAGGTTGGCCAGCTGATTCAGCTGTTCGGGTGGCAGACCTATGAATATACAGAAGGCAGCGTAGAGCTGACAGAAGATTTCAAACGCCAGGTCCGTGAAGGCGGAGTTGGCGCATTATATGGAACCCTGCGGGCAGACCCCTGGACGGGAGTCACCCTGGAGACAGGACTTGGGCCGCGTGCCGGAGCCGAAGCGGTGAATGCGATCCAGCGTTATGTGCTGGAGCATTCCAGGCTGGGCATTCCCCTGCTGATCGGGGAGGAATGCTCGCATGGTCATATGGCAATCGGGGCAACCGTATTTCCGGTCCCGCTGCTGATCGGCAGCACCTGGAATGTGGAGCTGTACCGGGAGATGTGCCGGGCCGTGGCGCTGGAGACCCGGGCGCAAGGCGGGGCGGTTACGTATTCTCCCGTGTTAGATGTGGTGCGTGATCCGCGCTGGGGCCGTACCGAGGAATGTTTCGGAGAAGATCCGTATCTCATCGGCGAATTCGCCGTGGCTTCCGTGGAGGGGCTGCAGGGCGAGGAGCTGGCCAGCGGGTCCAGTGTGGGGGCGACTTTGAAGCACTTTGTGGCTTATGGCAGCTCCGAGGGCGGCAGAAATGCCGGTCCGGCGCATATCGGCAAGCGGGAGCTGCTTGAGGTCGATATGTATCCGTTCCGCAAGGCGGTGGAAGCCGGTGCGGTGTCCATCATGCCGGCGTATAACGAGATTGACGGCGTACCGTGCACAACCAATGAGGAGCTGCTGCGGGATGTGCTGCGCGGGGAATGGGGCTTCGGCGGCCTGATCATTACCGACTGCGGCGCGATTGATATGCTGGCGGCGGGCCATGATACGGCTGACGGCGGCGAAGATGCGGCTGTGCAGGCGCTCCGCGCCGGGATAGATATGGAGATGTCCGGCGTCATGTTCGGCCGGTATCTGCTCGACGCTCTGCGCAACGGCCGTTTGGAGGAGAAGCTGGTGGATGAGGCAGCCGCGCGTGTGCTGGAGCTGAAGTTCCGGCTGGGGCTGTTCGACCAGCCGTTTGCGAATCCCGATCTGGCGGAGCGTGTGACCGGAAGCCCGGAGCATGCGGAGCTGGCACGGAACATAGCAGCAGAAGGAATTGTGCTGCTGAAGAATAACGGTATCCTCCCCTTGTCTGCGGGCATAGGCAAAGTGGCTGTCATCGGACCCAACGCGGATACCGGCTACAATCAGCTCGGGGATTACACCTCCCCGCAGCCGCGTGACCGGGTGGCGACGGTGCTGGCCGGAATACGGGCTAAGCTCTCCGCGGAGAAGGAATTGGTACGCTATGCGCCGGGCTGCCGGATCAAAGACAGTTCCACCGAAGGGTTCGAGTCCGCGCTCCAGGCTGCGGCTTGGGCGGATACGATCGTTCTCGCACTGGGCGGGTCGAGCGCCAGAGACTTTGGCGAGGGCAGCATTGATCTGCGGACCGGAGCCTCGAAGGTGACGGAGAACGAGCTTAGTGATATGGATTGCGGCGAAGGCATCGACCGGATGTCCCTTCAGCTGTCCGGCGTCCAGCTGGAGCTGATGAAGCAGCTGAAGGCGCTCGGCAAGCCGGTGGTGGTTGTATATATCAACGGCCGTCCCGTTGCCGAGCCGTGGATCGATGAGCAGGCGGATGCCATTCTGGAAGCCTGGTATCCCGGGCAGGAGGGCGGCCATGCCATTGCGGACATTCTGTTCGGCGATGTGAATCCGTCAGGCAGATTGACCCTCTCCTTGCCTGCGGACGCGGGACAACTGCCCGTATATTATCTGGGCAAACGGTCCCGTGGTGCACGGTATCTTGAAGGGGATTCTCAGCCGCTCTACCCCTTCGGCTTCGGACTCAGCTATACCGAATTCAGCTACACCGGGCTTCAGGTAGAACCTGCTGAAATCCGGGCCGACGGAACGGCTGAAGTTACTGTGGAAGTAGAGAATACAGGCTCCCGCAGAGGTGCGGAGGTCGTGCAGCTATATATTTCCGACCGGGTCAGCAAGGTGACCAGACCGGCCAAAGAATTGAAAGGGTTCCGGAAGATTTACCTGGAGCCGGGGGAGAAGCAGACGGTTACTTTCAGGCTCAGTGCAGATCAACTGAGCTATATCGGGCCGGAGTACAAGCCGGTGGTTGAACCGGGGATCTTCCGGATCGGAGTAGGAAGGAACGTCAACGATACGCTCGATATGGAGCTTGCAGTTATGGAGGAGCAGATATGA
- a CDS encoding response regulator transcription factor translates to MYKVFIVDDEPFILSGLQDILDWERLGLTIVGQAENGQEALEQLREVPADILITDISMPVMTGLELIRAAQEFLPELKVVVLSGYDEFIYVKEGLSLGIENYLLKPINLEEFQSTLETIAEKLNVSRLDTEWYEYTNSVLKDNVLLRWMRRQIDPEELSERLNLLGLSISSRYIQVALVQAEPATEAFRKNAAALVGAHASFFMFWDSDSDLVLIHNYADESRGAEEMASILQEITGLGAPGQRLRVAVGAVMDGVQAAPASYEQAKQAQEFLEIYPERSLIYYEQLKERKEDIEAALPEDWSEYSKLIMAKNLPALTGRLELYFSAKCMEGLTPELLREISLEWILYFRMLIKEIRSEMERELIAQGLTAIHRANSLPGLSAAVMQTAGSIIELLDRELKSPVVNQVLNYIEKSYSEDLSLKKLGFMFNIHPVYLGQLFHKMTGESFAEYMNRYRIEKAKEQLRSTNHKVHEIARSVGYWEMGYFYKQFKKYVGISPTEFKGLL, encoded by the coding sequence ATGTATAAGGTGTTTATTGTCGATGATGAGCCGTTCATTCTTAGCGGCCTGCAGGATATATTGGACTGGGAGCGGCTGGGCCTCACGATTGTGGGACAAGCCGAGAACGGGCAGGAAGCGCTGGAGCAGCTGCGCGAGGTGCCTGCCGATATTCTCATTACCGATATATCCATGCCCGTGATGACCGGCCTTGAGCTGATCCGTGCTGCCCAGGAATTCCTTCCGGAGCTGAAGGTGGTTGTGCTGAGCGGCTATGATGAATTCATCTATGTCAAAGAAGGCCTGTCGCTCGGCATTGAGAATTATCTGCTCAAGCCGATCAACCTGGAGGAATTCCAGAGTACGCTGGAGACGATTGCCGAGAAGCTGAATGTCTCCAGACTCGATACGGAGTGGTATGAGTATACGAACTCCGTGCTGAAGGATAATGTGCTGCTGCGCTGGATGCGGAGGCAGATTGATCCTGAAGAGCTGTCCGAACGGCTGAATCTGCTGGGCTTGTCAATCAGCAGCCGTTATATTCAAGTTGCGCTGGTCCAGGCGGAGCCGGCCACGGAAGCCTTCCGGAAGAATGCCGCCGCTCTAGTCGGTGCCCATGCTTCGTTCTTCATGTTCTGGGACTCGGATAGTGATCTGGTGCTCATACATAATTATGCGGACGAGAGCAGAGGGGCGGAAGAGATGGCCTCCATTCTGCAGGAGATCACCGGCTTAGGCGCTCCCGGCCAGCGGCTGCGCGTTGCGGTTGGAGCCGTCATGGACGGGGTGCAGGCTGCTCCGGCCAGCTATGAGCAGGCGAAGCAGGCTCAGGAATTCCTGGAAATCTACCCGGAGCGCAGCCTGATCTATTATGAACAGCTGAAGGAGCGCAAGGAAGATATTGAAGCGGCCTTACCGGAGGACTGGAGCGAGTATTCGAAATTAATTATGGCCAAGAATCTTCCGGCGCTGACCGGGCGGCTCGAATTGTATTTCTCTGCGAAATGTATGGAGGGGCTGACCCCCGAGCTGCTCCGGGAGATTTCCCTGGAATGGATTCTGTATTTCCGCATGCTGATTAAAGAGATCCGCAGTGAAATGGAGCGGGAGCTTATTGCGCAGGGGCTGACCGCGATACACAGGGCGAATTCACTGCCGGGCCTGTCCGCTGCTGTCATGCAGACAGCCGGAAGCATCATCGAACTGCTGGACCGTGAGCTGAAGAGCCCGGTTGTGAACCAGGTGCTGAATTATATTGAGAAATCCTACAGTGAGGATCTGTCGCTGAAGAAGCTGGGCTTCATGTTCAATATTCACCCGGTGTATCTCGGACAGCTGTTTCACAAAATGACCGGTGAATCGTTTGCGGAATATATGAACCGTTACCGGATTGAGAAGGCGAAGGAGCAGCTCCGCTCGACAAACCACAAGGTACATGAGATCGCGCGAAGTGTCGGCTACTGGGAGATGGGCTATTTCTACAAACAATTTAAGAAATACGTTGGCATCTCTCCGACAGAATTCAAGGGGCTGCTCTAA
- a CDS encoding ABC transporter substrate-binding protein — protein MSKKKKHFSLLLTTLLTLSLALSACGGNNAKNTNTGGETASGTNTAATSETKPSEDPVELIWYTIGAPQKDLNKVVDEINKYTLDKINATLDVKMIDFGDYTQKMQVMVASGEPMDILFTCSWAFDYVQNARKGAFLQLDDLLKNQGKGIVDAIDPAFLEGSKVDGHNYAIPANKELPAQEVFRFNKELLDKYKLDLTSVKTMADLEPLLKTIKDNEPEITPYAMVKDFMPIMPFDYIIEKMPMAVYMDTKDYKVVNILETPEIKEALKTVRKFYQAGYISPEVATTSSVDDLYKAGKWFTDRAATQPMADNLWSASYGYPVVSTPASQPYIYNWSVMGSMQAISANSEHPEKAMEFLNLLNTDPVLRNMIDSGIEGVHYEKISDNMIKNLPDAKNYDMPTFSLGNIMINYLNEGDPENKWEEFKKFNDSGINAPLLGFNFDTSNITNEIAAVQNVKEEFWAPLMTGSVDPEEYLAKANEKFKAAGLDKIIAEAQTQLDAWKAANNK, from the coding sequence ATGAGTAAGAAAAAGAAACACTTCTCCTTGTTGTTGACAACGCTTTTAACATTATCACTGGCGCTTAGCGCATGCGGGGGGAACAACGCCAAGAATACGAATACGGGCGGAGAAACTGCATCGGGGACGAACACAGCGGCCACATCTGAAACCAAGCCTTCGGAAGATCCCGTAGAACTGATCTGGTACACCATCGGGGCACCGCAGAAGGACCTGAACAAAGTTGTTGATGAAATTAATAAATACACGCTGGACAAAATCAATGCCACACTCGATGTGAAGATGATTGACTTCGGGGATTACACGCAGAAAATGCAGGTCATGGTTGCCTCGGGCGAACCGATGGATATTCTGTTCACCTGTTCCTGGGCGTTTGATTATGTGCAGAATGCCCGCAAAGGGGCGTTCCTGCAGCTGGATGATCTGCTGAAGAATCAGGGCAAAGGCATCGTGGATGCCATTGATCCGGCCTTCCTGGAAGGCTCCAAGGTGGACGGCCATAACTATGCGATTCCGGCCAATAAAGAGCTGCCTGCGCAAGAGGTATTCCGCTTCAACAAAGAGCTGCTGGACAAATACAAGCTTGATCTCACCAGCGTGAAAACGATGGCAGATCTCGAGCCGCTGCTCAAAACAATCAAAGACAACGAGCCGGAGATTACCCCGTACGCCATGGTCAAGGACTTCATGCCGATTATGCCGTTTGACTATATCATCGAGAAGATGCCTATGGCGGTATACATGGACACCAAGGACTATAAAGTAGTGAACATCCTGGAAACCCCGGAAATCAAGGAAGCGCTGAAAACCGTCCGCAAGTTCTATCAGGCAGGCTACATCTCTCCTGAAGTAGCTACAACATCGTCGGTGGATGACTTGTACAAAGCGGGTAAATGGTTCACCGACCGGGCTGCCACCCAGCCGATGGCTGACAATCTGTGGAGTGCAAGCTACGGTTATCCGGTTGTGTCCACGCCGGCCAGCCAGCCTTACATCTACAACTGGTCCGTTATGGGGTCCATGCAGGCCATCTCCGCCAACTCCGAGCACCCTGAGAAAGCAATGGAATTCCTGAACCTGCTGAATACAGATCCTGTATTGCGCAACATGATTGATTCCGGTATCGAAGGCGTCCATTACGAGAAAATCAGCGACAACATGATCAAGAACCTCCCGGATGCGAAGAACTACGATATGCCGACCTTCTCACTGGGCAACATTATGATCAACTACCTGAATGAAGGCGACCCTGAGAACAAATGGGAAGAATTCAAGAAGTTCAATGATTCCGGCATCAACGCGCCGCTGCTTGGCTTTAACTTCGATACGTCCAACATCACGAATGAAATTGCTGCCGTTCAGAACGTGAAGGAAGAATTCTGGGCACCGCTGATGACAGGCTCGGTAGATCCGGAAGAGTATCTGGCCAAGGCCAATGAGAAATTCAAAGCCGCCGGTCTGGATAAAATTATTGCCGAAGCACAAACACAGCTCGACGCCTGGAAAGCAGCGAACAATAAGTAG
- a CDS encoding sensor histidine kinase produces MRSNSLYRKYFKDNMFMRFTLIVSCIFIATIIAFSYLVLMLISDSAVQRQMDIQRKTMESISNYVENKYQSVQDMMRDVYRDGSLASNTTFLLEHPFGEYVEHRLDRYLLGDQSTSNAVQYFQNKIDDDPDIRSLMLYSANQQVMYYYDNRRQFDRVSTNAAHSFVPDSMVLDEESLVSVPNIWVLKSIGMQRTPMFSVKIPITNKSSLLNIGQMLVYFDSESIWQAMNNYKQDFKGEILVLSAQNEVIFDTSGQGYGRKYLQLQGANSGEEISMDGMVATRLTQSQAGYTVVSLISKKELAETYSSARNTIVTIALVCILFAVLLPAMFISNFAKRTHRIIRFTRKVKNGDLNTRIVDNREDELGQIAKSFNSMLDELNQYIDQVYKAEIKQKHTEIATLEARVNPHFLYNTLEVIRMRAISSGAKDVGEMIYSLSVLFKSYVRPKAKYTFKDELEACRMYLELFRIRYKDRFAYTIDCSKELEGLPVLKMSLQPVIENYILHGMRTGQTGNVISIRIHPDDNNNIRAVVTDNGLGIAGEKLDRLRLGLEDNRELSGSESFGLRSIHERLRLMYGKPYGVELASEQGAGTEVTITFPYPVKEETEHV; encoded by the coding sequence ATGCGGAGTAATTCCCTGTACCGCAAGTATTTTAAAGATAATATGTTTATGCGGTTTACCCTTATCGTATCCTGTATCTTCATTGCAACGATCATTGCCTTCTCGTATCTGGTGCTGATGCTGATCTCGGATTCTGCGGTGCAGCGGCAGATGGATATCCAGCGCAAGACGATGGAGAGCATCAGCAACTATGTGGAGAACAAATACCAGTCCGTCCAGGATATGATGCGTGATGTCTACCGGGACGGGAGTCTGGCGAGCAACACCACATTTCTGCTGGAGCATCCCTTCGGCGAATATGTCGAGCACCGGCTGGACCGCTACCTGCTCGGGGATCAGTCTACGTCTAACGCTGTGCAGTATTTCCAGAACAAGATCGACGATGATCCGGATATCCGCAGCCTGATGCTGTACAGCGCCAATCAGCAGGTGATGTACTATTATGACAACCGCAGACAGTTTGACCGGGTATCGACCAATGCGGCCCATTCCTTCGTCCCTGATTCGATGGTTCTGGATGAGGAGAGCCTGGTGTCCGTGCCGAATATTTGGGTGCTGAAGAGCATCGGCATGCAGAGAACCCCTATGTTCTCGGTGAAAATCCCCATTACCAACAAGTCGTCGCTGCTCAATATCGGCCAGATGCTGGTCTACTTTGATTCCGAATCCATCTGGCAGGCGATGAATAATTATAAGCAGGATTTCAAAGGCGAAATTCTTGTGCTCTCTGCCCAGAATGAAGTCATCTTTGACACTTCGGGTCAAGGGTACGGCCGGAAATATCTGCAGCTGCAAGGGGCGAACTCCGGGGAAGAAATCTCCATGGACGGGATGGTGGCGACCCGCCTGACCCAGAGCCAGGCGGGTTACACGGTGGTCAGCCTGATCTCTAAGAAGGAGCTCGCCGAAACCTACAGCAGTGCGCGCAATACCATTGTTACGATTGCCCTCGTATGCATCCTGTTCGCAGTGCTGCTGCCGGCGATGTTTATTTCGAATTTTGCCAAACGGACACACCGCATCATCCGCTTCACCCGCAAGGTCAAAAACGGGGATTTGAACACCCGGATCGTAGACAACCGTGAGGATGAATTAGGCCAGATTGCCAAGAGCTTCAACAGCATGCTGGATGAACTGAACCAGTATATTGATCAGGTGTACAAAGCTGAAATCAAGCAGAAGCATACGGAAATCGCTACCCTGGAGGCTAGGGTGAATCCGCATTTTCTCTATAATACGCTGGAGGTTATACGGATGCGGGCGATTTCCAGCGGAGCGAAGGATGTCGGCGAAATGATCTACAGCCTGTCTGTGCTCTTCAAATCGTATGTCCGCCCGAAGGCGAAATATACGTTCAAGGATGAGCTGGAAGCCTGCCGTATGTACCTGGAGCTGTTCCGGATCCGTTACAAGGACCGGTTCGCTTATACCATCGACTGCAGTAAAGAGCTGGAAGGTCTTCCTGTACTCAAAATGTCCCTCCAGCCGGTAATCGAGAACTACATTCTGCATGGCATGCGCACCGGACAAACCGGTAACGTGATCAGCATCAGGATCCATCCCGATGATAACAACAATATACGGGCTGTAGTCACGGACAACGGCCTGGGCATTGCCGGGGAGAAGCTGGACCGGCTCCGGCTGGGGCTGGAGGATAACCGGGAATTGTCCGGATCAGAGTCGTTCGGGCTGCGGAGCATCCATGAACGGCTAAGGCTGATGTACGGCAAGCCGTACGGGGTTGAGCTGGCTAGTGAACAAGGAGCAGGCACCGAGGTCACCATTACTTTTCCATATCCCGTTAAGGAGGAGACAGAGCATGTATAA
- a CDS encoding carbohydrate ABC transporter permease produces the protein MSANAVKSRDFHRLSSVWNIIFNCIAGGFAILCIFPFLFVVLISFTDEGSLARDGYQLIPAKWSLEAYKYVFGSGDTLLRSYGVTIAVTVIGTLVSLLLISLYAYAISRKSFKYRNFFAFFAFFTMLFNGGLVPTYIIVTQLLGLKDSIWALVLPLAVNAFYIMILRTFYITSVPDALIESAKIDGAGEFRTFLRIVLPLSLPGLATIGLFSTLGYWNDWFNALLYIDNPNLVPLQSMLMRIETSMQFIMQNSQNSSLSLEAMRSMPQDTSRMAMVVLATGPIIFAYPFFQRYFIQGLTIGAVKE, from the coding sequence ATGTCTGCTAATGCTGTGAAATCGCGCGATTTTCACCGGCTGTCGTCCGTGTGGAATATCATCTTCAACTGTATCGCCGGAGGCTTTGCCATACTGTGCATCTTCCCGTTTCTGTTCGTAGTCCTCATCTCCTTCACTGACGAAGGTTCGCTTGCGCGGGACGGCTATCAATTAATTCCGGCCAAATGGAGTCTCGAAGCCTACAAATATGTATTTGGCTCGGGGGATACGCTGCTCCGTTCCTATGGGGTGACGATTGCTGTTACCGTAATTGGCACGCTGGTCAGCCTGCTGCTTATTTCACTCTATGCCTATGCCATTTCCCGTAAAAGCTTCAAATACCGCAATTTCTTCGCGTTTTTTGCTTTCTTCACCATGTTATTTAACGGCGGGCTCGTGCCTACCTATATTATCGTGACGCAGCTGCTGGGCCTGAAGGACAGTATCTGGGCGCTGGTGCTGCCGCTGGCGGTCAATGCTTTTTACATTATGATTCTGCGGACCTTCTACATTACCAGCGTGCCGGATGCCCTGATCGAGTCGGCCAAAATCGACGGTGCCGGAGAGTTCCGCACCTTCCTGAGAATTGTTCTGCCGCTGTCCCTGCCCGGCCTGGCTACAATTGGCCTGTTCAGCACGCTCGGGTACTGGAACGACTGGTTCAATGCTCTGCTCTATATTGATAATCCCAATCTGGTGCCGCTGCAGTCGATGCTGATGCGGATTGAGACCAGTATGCAGTTCATTATGCAGAATTCGCAGAACAGCTCACTCAGCCTGGAAGCGATGCGCTCCATGCCTCAGGATACTTCACGTATGGCAATGGTGGTGCTGGCTACCGGGCCCATTATATTCGCGTATCCGTTCTTTCAGCGTTACTTCATCCAGGGCCTTACCATAGGTGCAGTTAAAGAATAG
- a CDS encoding ABC transporter permease, with product MGKIGKSAKDIVRNKVLLFMVLPGALWFLFFSYLPMVGTVIAFKEYRFSRDGFWASIINSKWVGWDNFKFLFSTNDAFLITRNTLLYNTAFIIIGLILSVLLAVVLSEITNKKLAKLYQTGMFLPYFLSWVVVGYFAFSFLSSERGLLNALFGSKISWYSESKYWPFIIIFVYLWKAVGYNSVVYLAAIMGIDKSLYEASMIDGASKFQQIRNITLPLLNPIIIIMTLLAIGKIFYADFGLFYQVPRDSGTLYSVTNVIDTYVYRGLKTTGEIGMSTAAGLYQSVVGFVLVITSNYIVRRFDKDSALF from the coding sequence ATGGGGAAAATAGGAAAGTCCGCTAAAGATATTGTCAGAAATAAAGTGCTGCTGTTTATGGTTCTCCCGGGCGCACTGTGGTTTTTGTTCTTCTCCTACCTGCCTATGGTGGGTACGGTCATTGCGTTTAAGGAATACCGGTTCAGCAGGGACGGGTTCTGGGCCAGCATTATTAACAGCAAGTGGGTCGGCTGGGATAACTTCAAGTTTCTGTTCAGCACCAACGATGCTTTTCTGATCACACGCAACACGCTTCTATATAATACGGCTTTCATTATCATTGGCCTGATCCTGTCGGTGCTGCTGGCAGTTGTGCTGTCTGAGATTACCAATAAAAAGCTGGCCAAGCTCTATCAGACTGGAATGTTCCTGCCGTATTTTCTGTCCTGGGTCGTTGTAGGCTACTTTGCCTTCAGCTTTCTGAGCTCGGAGCGGGGACTGCTTAACGCCTTATTCGGCAGCAAAATCTCATGGTACTCCGAATCGAAATACTGGCCGTTCATTATTATATTCGTCTATCTTTGGAAGGCTGTCGGCTACAACAGTGTGGTCTATCTGGCCGCCATCATGGGCATCGACAAGTCCCTGTACGAAGCATCGATGATCGACGGGGCCAGCAAGTTCCAGCAGATCCGCAATATTACGCTGCCGCTGCTGAATCCGATCATTATCATCATGACTTTGCTTGCGATCGGGAAGATTTTTTATGCCGATTTCGGGCTGTTCTATCAGGTGCCACGGGATTCGGGGACACTCTACAGCGTGACCAATGTTATCGATACGTATGTGTACCGCGGGCTCAAGACTACCGGCGAGATCGGGATGAGCACGGCTGCGGGCTTATATCAATCCGTGGTTGGCTTTGTACTGGTCATCACCTCGAATTACATCGTGCGCAGATTCGATAAGGACAGTGCATTATTCTAG